The sequence ctcactggaatgttagcCACCCTGAACCGATTCATCTCCAAGTTTGTCGATCGCTGCCGGCcgttttatcaacttctgaagaagtggaaggggtttcatTGGGACGAGGGATGTGATGAGGCTTTTCGAGAGCTGAAGGAATACTTGGCAAAGGCGCCAaggttgacggccccggagCCCGAGGAGGATTTGTTTATGCACCTCTCAGTCATCGAGCATGCCGTAAGTGCTGTGTTACTAAGAGACCAAGGAGTACAAATGCCAGTGTATTACATAAGCAAAACCTTGGTAGATGCCGAAACAAGGTACCTGCCTttggagaagttagttttagCCCTGGTGCACGCCACTAGGAAGTTGCCACACTACTTCCAGGCTCATacagtgttcgtcctcaccgagtatccattacagtcactgttaaagagatcagacttcacaggccagattgccaaatgggggactcggttgggatcgtttgacataagataccgacctagaagctcggtgaagggacaggttctcacagatttcatcgcagaattcacaCCCAAGAACGACGGCAAGGTAATCTGTAGTGCAGAAATTCGCCCGTGGAGGGTATTTGTGGACGGCGCTTCAAACGCTCTGGGGGCCAGGGTtggtattgtcataatcacccctgaGGACATACAATTGGAACATTCCTTCAGATTAGGATTCAAAGCCtcaaacaatgaagccgagtatgaggccctACTGGCCGGTTTGAGGGCCGTATTGCATATAGGCGCGAAAGATGTTGAGATTTACTCAGACTCTCGgctggttgtttatcagatcacGGGAGACTTCGAGGCTCGGGACTCTCGAATGAAAGCTTATTTGAGTGCAGCCAAGCAGATTATTGGTCAATTCAGAACGGTAAAGGTGTCCCAGGTAGCTCGgtcacaaaacaaacacaccGACTCacttgccacgttagcctcatcggctaccgaAGACACGCCACGACTAGTCACaatagaacttataagggagccaagtATCAGTGTAAAGAGTATCCCCGACCAAGCCAGAGTAGAGGTGGCGCAGGTAGCAGTGGCTAATCCGTGTTGGATGAACCCGATCATAGATTTCCTCGCCGAGGATAAAGTGCCGGAGGATGAAGACGAGGCCAATAAGATTCGTCGGGTAGCTTCTCGGTACTGGTTGTCTTCGGACCACAAATTGTACCGAAGGTCCTTTGCAGGCCCTTACCTTTTATGCTTACATCCCGAGAAAGTCAGAGAGCTTCTGACCGAGCTACATGAGGGGGTGTGTGGCGGCCATGTTGGGGGACGatctttagcacacagagcATTGTGTTAGGAACCCGGTGGTTCCTAATGGAGATTGATGGGAATTATAGGGGAATGGATGGGGATTGTAggtaaattgacttaattcgagatagtcaccctccatagagaaagagagagatttagagagagaaatgcactaacaaattggtttattcttcattgATTCCTCATATTGgattacaatcatgtatttataggagactagCTCTAATCTCATTGGTCCACATGGCCTCATCCTAATGGTTCTATTATTCCCCATGTGTATTAGTAATTCCAACATGTgttaaatgtgattaacatgcttggaattgtaactaactaactaactaactaggttctattattccccatgtgtattaataattccaacatgtgctaaatgtgattaacatgcttggaattgtaactaactaactaactaaatctcaatacaacaattattatttatagcATTCCTAACACATTGacccaggggttttggtggccgtagatgcagaaggatgccgctgAATATGTTCGGAGCTgcgaacagtgtcaaaagcacACCCCTTCGATCCATCAGCCTGCAGGTCGTCTAAATCCCGTGAGCAGCCCGTGGCCATTCAcacaatgggggcttgacatcctcggaccattcccccgagcaacggggaaccgccgttttgtattggtggctgtagattacttcacaaaatgggcaGAAGTTGAGGCCTTGGCCAATATCCGGGATActgacgtgaaaaagtttgtatggaaaaacatagtcacaaggtttggggtgccaaattcgctagtaacagacaatgggctacagttcgaCAGTAAAGCTTTTCGGACCTTCTGTAGTGAACTCGGCATcaggaacaagtattcaaccccggcttacccacaaagcaacggccaagctgaggcAGTGAAtaagactattttgaacgggctcaagagaaggttggacggggcgaaaggaagatgggcagaagagctacccagtgtattgtgGGCTTACCGCACGACCCCCAGAAGATCCACGGGGGAGACCCCGTTCTCTTTGACGTACGGAGTGGAGGCAGTGATACAACCGAGGTGAACTTATGCAGCGCACGGGTCGCAGGGTTTGACCCCGTTtagaacgccgacctgatgatggagcatttggattggctagaagaataCAGGGAGGCCGTGACCATACGGCTCGCCGAGTCTCAGCAGAAACTAGCTCAAAGATACAATCGAAATGTAAAGGGGAGGGAATTTAGTGCCAGAGAACTAGTGCTAAGAAAAGTTGTGGGAAACATGCGAGACATAGCTGCAGGGAAGCTTGCCCAAACCTGGGAGGGACATACAGAGTTACAGCCATTGTGGGTGCAagggcctactacttggaagacctcgACGAGAGGCCGCTTCCCCGGCCgtggaacgccaacaacttaaagaaattctacGCATGACCATCCGTGTAAACTAGAACTTGTATTTTGCTAAAATCAAGATTATGATGAACTTAtttgtatatgctgtttttGGTTCCGTGACTGCACACCAAGAGAATTGCAAATAAAATctctaaggatagaaacctggTCCTTGGCTCGATCAAAACCACTGatcaggtggaaaccttataactaaTATCTGTAAGGACAGAAATCTggtcctcggctcgatcaaaatcgccgagtaggtggaaaccttataactaatatttctaaggacagaaacctggtcctcggctcgatcaaaatcgccgatcaggtggaaaccttataactaatatttctaaggacagaaacctggtcctcggctcgatcaaaatcgccgatcaggtggaaaccttataactaaTATTTCTAAGGATAGAGACCTggtcctcggctcgatcaaaatcgctgATCAGGTGAAAACCTTATaactaaaatctctaaggacagaaacttgGTCCttggctcgatcaaaatcgccgatcAGGTTGAAACCTTATaactaaaatctctaaggatagaaacctggTCCTCGactcgattaaaatcgccggGCAGGTTGAAACCTTATCACTAAAAGCAccaaggacagaaacctggcttTCAGTTAATCTAAATTCGCCGAGCGGGTGAAAGCCTTATCACcatcaaagaataaaaagataaaaaaaagcaAGAACATCACCCTCGATAGAATCACAATCACCGAATTTACGGGAACCCTAACCCTTTACAAACGCTAAAACCATTGACGCTCTCGGATTCTCCAAAGCACCGCGCaataggttttgggggtatcaTTCCATTAAATGGCCAAAACACTGGCATGATCCAAGCAAAACATATAGATAGATAGAAATTCATTCAACAGATTAAAACGAAAGTCCGAAAAGGAAAGCAGTTtaccaatcaaacaaataaaggTAATTGTTCgttcaccacatcccggtgacataggcaaataaaCCAATAGTTTGAAAATGcgataaaaataaggaaaagctTAAAGGGACTGCAAAAAGAAAATCAGTTGGAGGGTCGGGCCGGGTCCGTCACTTCTGGCTGGTTGGTCAGGGGGAAACGCGAGTCTTCaccgagaagctcctgcacagtcgggatGTTGGTGGCTTCCATGTCCTCTGGCTCAGCATGAGCATCAATTtgttcaaccagctccctcatgctTGCTGTTTCCTTCTCATCAATATCAGCCGGGGTGTCCTGGACGGCAGCAACAGGGCTCGGGAAGGGAATTTGGCTAGGGTCTCTCAGGTGCGAATCCTCGGGAACACCCAGTGCTTGGAGAGCGGCgaaccacccggcctcaaaacccaGGTTTCGAGCCTGAGCCACTACCGGCTCTGCAGACTTCTCGGCATCAGCGAAGCCTTCGTTATACCACTTTTGCTCCGCGGCCGCCAGGGCTGCCCTAAGGTCGGCTAACTCCTCGGCCTTGGCAGTATTGGGACTGATGGCTTCAGCTAACTTGAcctccgtctcattctgctTGGCCAAGAGCTCCGCACACCTCTTTTCGGCCAATGCCCTGTTCTTTTCCACGGCAGCAGCCTTCTTCTCGGCGGACTCAGCTACCTTGTGCTTTTCCTTCGCCGTTTTGGCCGCTGACTCTCGTGCTCCCTTTTTTCCTCGGCGAGATCCCGTGTCCGGCTGGCTACTATGTGAGCCAGTTGGGCAGCCTAGCAAGcacaaaagttaataaaaaagcAGAAGTGAATGTATGGGAAGAAACGAATAAACTAAGtaattaccgcaatggcgtgccactctaaccggtGCCCCACATACTCCTCAGATCCCTCCTCGAATGCATGCACGTCCTCGGGAAGAAGAAGACTTTCGGCCAAAGTTTGGGCAATACGGCCACCCTCGCCCTTCTCCCACATTCGAACACAGGCAGTTGAAGGCAGCGGCTTGCCGTCCAATAAGAACTTGGGCTTCCATGCTGGAGCCACTTAGGAGGAGGACGCAACCCCGGTACCAGCCTGGGTTGGCGGCTCATGGATAACGATTCCCCCTGTTGGTTAGGGAGAAGTTTGGATGATGGCATCCCCCGGGCCCGTGGAAGGTTGATCGGTTACCTTCTGTTTCTTACGGGCCCGTCCAGCCTGAGAAGAGGGTGGAGGCTGAGGCCCCTGGCCCCGGCCCTGAGAAGGTGGGGGCTGGTTAAGTTACCGTGCACCGGGCACGAAACTGTCAATGGTCATGACCTTCCTTGACACCATCCTTCCGCCGGGATGGATAGCTTCAATCGATAAGGCAGCTGCTTCAACCACTGGTTGCTGAGTCTCGGCCGGGGGATTCTCGGGCTGCGGCTGCTCTTGAACAAGGCCCTCTTGTTGGATAGCTTCGTGGGCTAACTCCCTAAGGCGCCGAGACACCCGTTCCGCGGACTTGTCTCGCAATGGGGCTAGCTCGTCCGAGCAGGTGAAGTGCTGCCCAAAATCTCTCGCCTCCCCAGTTGTAAGCTTCGGCGGCAGGAAATTCGCGTACCAGACATCTATGTATGACAGCAGGGGATTGTCAACTAGAAGTGCCTGCTTAAAATTCTGCCATGTGGAGTAAACTGGCTCTATCCCGAGGATCAAGTGCGAAACTCGGAGTtgtccgtcccaatgcacgtatatctcggaaCGAAGGATGAAGTTCAAATCCTTGGCGTGGACGGTTCTAATGTCCGgaacaaacactttgccgtctgcaaaagaatAGGTGTCATATCAGTATCTGATTATAAAGATTTATtccattaaaagaaaaggaaaagcgGAGGAAAACAGTTAGATCAAGGGATTGGTACAAACCCACATCACGCCGTGAAAGGGGGCAAGGGACatccccggcaaaccaattgccgcgcacccGAACGAACTCCTcggcggagttcctgttcgaatcaggcaggcatgatatcagccgtacccgattATCTCGtgtctttaggtaatagttGGTAGCTTTGTTCCCACAGAGGCTATACATATGGTTAATGTCATGGTAATTTAACTGTAAATTGAAGGTATGGTTCAACCTACTGACGCAGCTAACTACtcggtaaaagttggggggaagctggtcgGGACACAACCCGTAGTACCTAAGTGTATCGGTCAAAAGGGGGTCCACGGGAAACCTAACCCCGCCTTCTAAGATTGCCATCAGAGGAAAAAAAGTTGTACCGAATCCTCGGTGGAGAGCAATATCACTCTCGtggcagtaagccacatccacgtcatcggGAATACTAAATGTgctcctaaaggtggccaaggcATCTGGGGACTCTagaaggtaagagtaacccatctataacaCCTAATGCTATGAAAGGGAACTTGAAGAAATAAGCTGAAGgaatagaaaaaggaagaaaaacttactttgggttctaaggaggaagAGAACACTGGGCAGGAGAGTAAGCACACAGAGGGTtggtcggcagagagtaagTGCGAAATATCAGAGGtgaaggaaaaatgagagaatgTTCTATGGGGAACTATTTATAGAGTCAAAAAGGGGGGGGGGCAAAGAAGCGTTTAATCAAGCAGTAAATGGGCACGATTTACGAATGACCCTGCGGATGCCAAACGTAACCAGTACGCGCGCCACTCCAGTTCACGAAGCGTCAGGCAATAATGACAACTGTACCTGGCGCCAcgaaacggcgcgtcttttgagatgagcaTTAATTAGGAACCATAACCACGATTCCCAGGCCATAAAAATCTCCAAGGTCAAAAGGCTCAGCCAGCTCCTTGATTATTCCCGGCAACCGGGTATGAATCAAGTGGGGGCtaatgtacggcaccgagatcccaagacccatataggcccttgggcccaggcccaacggGAGCAGCCCCATTGCCCTAGGCTCTTCTTGGATCTGCCTTAGCGTAAAAACCAATTTTGAGCCTTGAATTCTGATATGTGCTCGGCATAAGCTTTCCCGAACAAGCGTATTAACCGTGTCCGGGTAAATCATGATATGCTCGGTAAACTGCATTACCGAGCACTATCAACtaagctggaaccaagttccaaggccataattgttgcactccactctcacctaaaaatccacttaaaTTAGATAATActggaccttcaatagcactaACAGAGGCTGAATTAGTAATCTcaccactaaccttggctataaatagcagaagttgggaaggaagaaggggttcagaaaaagagagagaaaacagtcaagtgagaagaagaaactgagtgttgctttgagtctctctgccgagaacgacccagagtaggaaatcctcaagcccactacaaataaattgtgagtcCAAGAGAGTTTAGGCCCAACAGCCTCATTCCTGGTTCCCACAATTCTATTTTAAGCTTTTGCTTctacaatattttatatatcttcaatttatttaaaataaatcattttgttTGTTGTGTACCATCAtcttctttttggctttttgaagTAAAAGTTATACGTATTTTAAAATTAGTGCACTACGAAAGCCAGTTGCTTTAACTTTTTGAAGCCTTAAAGAGAATAGCAATTCATTAGATAGTAAGTTGATCTAGGTATCATAACTAAGAACTATCTACTAATAATTCGACATCTGaaggacatttttttttttaggtcaatACGATAAAACTTTCATTGATGTGTAAAATgtatacaaccaaaaaaaagccaaaaactgGGTTACAGGCAGCAAGTTGCCTAGACCCAAACACATATATTGTTAAATCAGGGAGTTCACTGTGTGTGCATTAGGCGTTGATACTCATCAACCAAGCCGCTTGCAAGCTCGAGTATCATCTTCGGATGGGTTTGAAAGTGCTCAAAATAGAGTCTATTCCTCGCATTCCAGATTGCCCATGCCGTGACTACCCATTTCTCCAACTCCTGCTGGTCTAGTTTCAGCTGCATTTGTTGAAAAAGGGTGAAGAAGTCTGATGTCGTATTGCTGCATTTCTAGGTTCTTCCTTTGAATAAAGCCCAAACATTCCGTGCTAGAGGACATTCCCACAAGATGTGGCTCACTGTTTCAGACCTGTACTGGCAAATTTCACAGTGCGGGGTGATCTTTACTCGTCGCCGATGGAGATTGTCTCGAGTTGGTAGACAGTTTGAGCATGCTCTCCATATAAACATGTGTACTTTTGGCGGCACATTTAGGACCAGACTTTTGTTCCACACCAGGCTTTGCTCACGGGCCAAAGAGTGCTctaaaggaaatatttttaatagatcCAAGTTTGGTTCCCTTAGCCTTCAATGTGTTGGAAAATATGgctaaataaacaagttttgattcaacaatacaaaccctaaaaaattagcaatgacaaaaataaatagatagagtTAGAAAGATCTCACAAACTATAGAATCACACAAAATGCGTTGTCTTTAAAGGTTGATTTGTACCACCCGGAGTAGCACTCGGTGTGAATGACTCTCTTGACCGAACAACCCTCCAAGATTAGATTATAGTGATCTCTTCAAGTTGGTCACACACTCAAGCAAGAAGAACTAAGAACAACCTTAATTTGCCTTtcctttccttaaaaaattgaagCTGAAATTTCTGTGCAGCAAAACCAAAGCAGAACAGAGAGCAAAAACAGAGAGATATGGCTGGagaagatgagaaaaatatGAGTATTAAATAGTGTGAGTTGTAGGGTTTATAAGCTAACTGATGTGAGAGCTGATGGGCTGCACCAACAGTTATTGTGCATGCCAACGGGCAGCACATTAAATGCCCCAATGGGCTGCTTGTTTAATGCCCAACGGGCAGAACCAAAATGGactaaaggaaaaagaaatagaaaaggaatGAGGAACAAGAGAGATAGAGACAAGCCTACACCCAACCGAAGCCCAACTCTAACCCTTAGCCCATTATCTTTTAAGCTAACACTTAAGTGGTGTTATGATTTATAAACATATATGAAAACTCATCTCTAACCAATGTGAGACACAAATATAGTTTAAGTGTTCAAAACACACATACTCCAACACGATGTATATTATAGCATAAATACCATTAAGGCAACATATCATTGTTCCGAAGACAAAGCCACAATAATCTCCAATTAATTCGAATTTGTGGTGTACTTTTGTGTTAAAACTCATTTTCCTCTCCtttgtatgtgtttgtttttcaaaaaaaaaaaaaaaaaaaaaaaaaatcttgcattATAACAACTCTGGAAAATTAtacaatatgaaaaaaatataactaggtgttggctttttttatttgtttgaaaatttgataattagggTAAgggattttgaattttgttggaTATCTCCAttagaaatactaaaaaatGCCATTTAAGTTGTAAGGTTCTTGACACttggttatttttttaaggataactTTTTTGAGCCTCATTTTTTGGGTACAACTCATTTATATTTATCTTATTCGTTAAGCCAAATAGAATCCCAAACAACATCAagatctttctttctttcttcttttttatttatttattattattttatgtcaaataaggggagtttatttcatagtgaagattttgttttgttttttttcctataaaaagttAGGGAgaaagaatttggatttgggtttattTCACTGGAAGAACCAGATAATACCATTAACACATGAGATCTTGAAGATTTAGCTTATTCAAATGTTTACATTATGCTATGCCATTGTCATTCTACATACCAATAAGAAATGATATTTGGTTTTAAATGAtgttatatcatattatttttagattgacaaaatattaaattttcacATCGAAATCCTCTCTCATTCCGTTTGAAAGCAAATGAAGAGGATCCCCTCCAAATAGGCACTATAGTCTATAGACCAACACAAGTGCTGGGGCACAACTAACAAATATGCCTTTTCCACTACGTACTGGCCACAACGCTCTTATatactatttagtatttagggaaaattaaaatttatccCTTTATGATTTTTCCctactaaaatttatatatatttatatatatatatatatatatatattaaatacaaTTGTTACATATGACCTCCTAAagtttaaaatacaaaaaaaaaaaaaaaaaaaatcaacaggctcaaattaatagattttgtattttgtggacgAATTATTTCCTctctttgtaattttgttatatcACAGTTTAGTCATTcaagtttttcaattttgtcatatttttatCCCTTAGAGTTTGGATTAAAATCCCAAACCCTATTTTAAATGGATTttggtgattttattttaggcttattttttatttttatttttgaaacaaacacacataacaAGGGAAAGAGAATAATGTTCTAAGACAAAGGTATATAACTTGTCTCATCTTGCTCTAAAAGTtatcatgacttttgagtgaaGTTTGTAATGTGCTACCATTTTTAGTTCATCTAAAATGTTAGAATGAGTAATGCTTCAGACCAAATACAACcaatttaacaatattttttggttttaatattGGTTGTCATctataatattaataacaagATTCCTTGTTTAGGTTTCATCATTTTAtataccaaaataccctcaaatttaTATGTTTAGAAAGTTTAAATACTAGGGTTAGATatgtaaaattactaatataaacactcctaaattttaaataaatctaGAAAAGTAGTTTTTTCACACACTCCctctctcttaaatttttttgctaacttattttaataCAACCATAACCCTTAtccatatattttaaaaattaggcaCTTTTATCTCTCTTTATTCCTAAGGGCAAGCCAGTTactaaaattaaacataaataaatgtcTCTCTtcctttgtttaattttttttaaacctctttctttttctctcaaagGAAGGAGTAGTAGTTCCCTACAAGgtaattcttttagtttttttttttaatcgtttTATTGCTCATATGATTTTGATTGttgtatatgatttttagttgcttctttttcttttattttttttggaaaattttgacactaaacctaaaaaagaagCTCATCATATGCATGAAGCGCGTGTAGCTATATTGACATTACAATATtaataacttaccacttaaTCTTTATGAGAGTGCACACCCACGtcggaattttgtttttttgttttttgtgtgtgcatataTGCCAGTACGTGTTTGTAcctaagagaaagagagaaagttcAGCTTGTACAAAGCATGGTAGTCATAAACCATGATAAACTACTTTTATAGCTTTTGGTAAGAGTGGGGAAAGGGGACAAAGTTacaaaagaaagggaaaagaacgCATTACATATCCCATCAGGCAAACACAAACTAAGATTGGAAGAAGTTGGGGGTCTGATATTACAGCCCACTTGATCCAATCAGTTTGGTTAACCCAAAAGTTATAGCCATAGCAAGCAAACCTCCAATCAGAACCCTCAGTACAGACCTAACCAATGGTACCTTACCTAACATAGCACCCAACCACCCAAATACCACCAAAGCCAAGCTCACTGCACCCACTACCACTCCTACTCTTACCTTATACTCTTTTATGAACGAAGCTGCAAGTAATGGAACCATTGCACCCGCAGAAAAGGCAAGAGCTGATGCTGCTGCGGCTTGCAAGGGGTTTGGCAAACTCTCtttttcaccatcttcttcctcttctgaTCTTTCTCCACCTAGCTCACCCTTTTGCTTCTCTCTTTTCATCTGGGCCACCTCTATATCCAACTGTGAGTACACAGACACAAACTCTCCTATGGCCATGCTACAAGCCCCAGCAACAAGGCCTGCAAACCCAGTAAGTATCATGGCCTTAATGTCTTGTTTAACTGCTCCAACACCCATCATCAATGAAGCTGTTGAGACCAGCCCATCGTTGGCTCCTAACACAGCTGCACGTAACCACTGGGATCTTTTTGAGTAATCAAATTCCTTGGCTTCTGTCTCCAATGTTGATTGCTCCAGGTCATGAGTGGTGGGAATGGTGAATTTAGCACCATTCAGGGATGTTTGGACGTTGGAtgccatgaaaaaaaaaaggttgggaAGTAGTTAAATTAGCTGCTGAGGAGGAGGAAATGGAGAGGTGTGGAGAACACACGCCCCCAAGAAGCGTATTTATGGATGGAGACCCCCAGCTACGGAGGCAAAAGTGGGGTATGGCCACTAATGAAAACCAAAAggataaaagggaaaaccacTAAACCAGCATTATTTGAGAAGAGAATTACAATGCTACCTACTAACACTATGGCAGCGGCTGCCTCATTAACTAGAGAATGTTGAAACTATGAATTGAGGTTGGTCTAGTCTTTTCCAAGATCTAGTGAAGTCAATAATGCCTTACGTTGGGGGATTAATTATTTGGTGCGTGTGGAATGGAGCACTACTACTAATGAAATAGATTGCTCGAAGAGTTTTGGACATCTAcgtaataaacaaaaaaaaagttgaaactttGAGGGACGCATAGAACTGAATGCCATAGGGCTCAAACAGTTGCATATGTGATCTAGATAAGGTGAACCAATCTGGAAAGCCAAATTTCCCTAAAGGATATAACTTTCACTTTGAAGTTCTTGTGCCTTCTATCAAAACGAGTTTTGCCCACACACATGAACTGACCTATTGGAGTTATTATCTGATCACATCCCTCAAGAAAGTGGAAAAAGACTCATCAAACATTTAtccaaaaaagtaattaaagaAGAAATCATCTCGGATATACCTTGTTTTGTTGCATCGTGCAAAAGTAtataaactttcaaaagaatgaaaaattaagatGATATATATCTGTAAAACCCAATTAAAACCGACCcacagggaaaaaaaagttttcttgcAAACAAGCTAGATGAATAACTATCTAGATAGATAATGATGAATGACAATTTAAAAAGTAGAAAGAGaaattaatagtaaaaaaattgatataaaacAAATGACCCACCATTCAGAAGATTAGAGAAATCTGATCATGATGGATATTGAACTAACTTCGTTGCCTAATGTAATGTAATCCTGcatatcaagttt is a genomic window of Quercus lobata isolate SW786 chromosome 2, ValleyOak3.0 Primary Assembly, whole genome shotgun sequence containing:
- the LOC115977866 gene encoding vacuolar iron transporter homolog 4-like → MASNVQTSLNGAKFTIPTTHDLEQSTLETEAKEFDYSKRSQWLRAAVLGANDGLVSTASLMMGVGAVKQDIKAMILTGFAGLVAGACSMAIGEFVSVYSQLDIEVAQMKREKQKGELGGERSEEEEDGEKESLPNPLQAAAASALAFSAGAMVPLLAASFIKEYKVRVGVVVGAVSLALVVFGWLGAMLGKVPLVRSVLRVLIGGLLAMAITFGLTKLIGSSGL